From Camelina sativa cultivar DH55 chromosome 20, Cs, whole genome shotgun sequence, the proteins below share one genomic window:
- the LOC104771783 gene encoding probable disease resistance protein At5g45510 isoform X1, whose protein sequence is MAVKFADPEFVHEVNDEKLRNNIVDVLKRNGPQRVLLSGKAGTGKTRLANIVGEHVIKTGLCFLTIFLHLNRKFKDQWSLYENIASQLCVYSDFEETELDDRDEDEEDEKELTDFDLKKKILDEIVKQRKDIDQKIENERLEAAKANKDAGNKAAGKKKDKATEAETTLPAEDAKKDTPSSGKPCILLILDDEGNQTSEEVVMNIMGLWKFLVDDILEDVNRLKILVTKGGEEPTKAVVADVKSENGSEGKEGGKSESESEEQDGVKSESGSEEQDGAKSENGSEEKEEPESENGSGEQDEAESVNGSEEQDGAKSENITEGLERAKSENNTGELERAKSENITTEGLEGAKRDSEIVPDEGTRSQAAENVQDTKRDGDSGQSTKDVSVAATNSYDDLINFHTTDVSEELRNSIHETNLQNLFMVLITKDYVETFADYIDKIVSKSKNSPAAIVVLAKSLKLIMLSKKCPSTEGYTELKEKIDEVLSADRSDSPDLCSASESAVNPIFYLAYVLLKTYDTSKGAILDCFWHSLDFFKQCGCVYYRDLITQWMLEGYFDPVRSVEKAYQEGHSILMDLINRGMLKIQENNVVVPEMTMISLIDPRLGGHFGRSRLGFSRVYCGDKENGIGKITQIDDMIKTVQAKKVDKVTTILVGGDRLRRENPKTYFENLKELEVLGLFEPTLEPLIPSFKDHLKLLRVLVIRDCDLLDSIEELQTLTKLNTLEVSGASSLKEISPDFFKAFLELQSLHLSGLKITSSPPSISDLTQLHCLIIKDCHLLEDLPNIQELVNLEVVDVSGARGLQTCFDNQKGDKKNKSKNKNFYLLKKLQLLDFSESQIERLPIFQDSAVGDKLKLLTRLLLRNCTKLRRLPSLKPLSGLQILDLSGTTSLVEMLEVCFEDKPELKTLNLSGTNLSELATTIDELSSLNELLLRNCINLDAIPNIQKLKNLEVIDVSGSSKLEKIEGSFEDMFYLREVNLRGTKVETTPELPKDTKIHCVKSIILADGRLFEGKDWDEVRSKMSSENPSSSDAAVVAPQEISEETREIQSAEPRASDCTEIGDATRKERLLQVPIDRALYKKTLTSLVDSESPQEVMEINETNKLDDGALAKAEFVSFVDCTPTRFTSIFNKTKVVKGCWLKMCFDINDLFSGVDEENLKSLETLSITNLLSLETISCAGSLENLKNLSLDCCPKITTIFSEMPTSLQVLNIKHCENLEKVVEKVEVSSHDNLTVKRENCPNFGDYVMVEHSDASPP, encoded by the exons ATGGCGGTTAAGTTTGCTG ATCCAGAATTTGTACATGAGGTGAATGATGAGAAACTGCGTAACAACATAGTGGATGTTCTGAAAAGAAATGGTCCTCAGAGAGTTTTGCTGTCTGGTAAAGCTGGGACCGGGAAGACGAGGCTGGCAAACATTGTGGGAGAGCATGTCATCAAGACCGGCTTGTGCTTTCTGACCATCTTCTTGCATCTCAACAGGAAGTTTAAGGATCAATGGTCGCTCTACGAGAACATAGCTTCTCAGCTATGTGTTTACTCTGATTTTGAAGAGACTGAATTGGATGATAGGGATGAGGACGAGGAGGATGAGAAGGAACTCACCGACtttgatttgaagaagaagatacttgACGAAATCGTTAAGCAAAGAAAAGACATCGACCAAAAGATCGAGAATGAGAGATTGGAGGCTGCAAAGGCCAATAAGGATGCTGGAAACAAGGCTGCGGGTAAAAAAAAGGATAAGGCAACTGAAGCAGAGACGACGCTGCCAGCTGAGGATGCGAAGAAAGATACTCCGTCTTCAGGAAAGCCATGTATTCTATTGATTCTTGATGATGAAGGAAACCAAACCAGTGAAGAGGTGGTGATGAATATAATGGGACTTTGGAAgtttcttgttgatgatattcTTGAAGATGTCAACCGTCTCAAGATTCTTGTTACGAAAGGAGGCGAGGAGCCTACAAAGGCTGTTGTTGCTGACGTAAAGAGTGAGAATGGAAGTGAAGGGAAAGAGGGAGGAAAGAGTGAGAGTGAAAGTGAAGAGCAAGATGGAGTAAAGAGTGAGAGTGGAAGTGAAGAGCAAGATGGAGCAAAGAGTGAGAATGGAAGTGAAGAGAAAGAGGAACCAGAGAGTGAGAATGGAAGTGGAGAGCAAGATGAAGCAGAGAGTGTGAATGGAAGTGAAGAGCAAGATGGAGCAAAGAGTGAGAATATAACTGAAGGGCTAGAGAGAGCAAAGAGCGAGAATAATACTGGAGAGCTGGAGAGAGCAAAGAGTGAGAATATAACAACTGAAGGGCTAGAGGGAGCAAAGAGAGACAGCGAAATTGTGCCAGATGAGGGTACTCGGTCACAAGCCGCGGAGAACGTACAAGATACAAAGCGTGATGGGGACAGTGGCCAGTCTACTAAAGATGTGTCGGTGGCAGCTACAAATTCCTATGACGATCTAATCAATTTCCATACCACGGATGTCTCAGAGGAATTACGTAACTCAATTCATGAGACTAACCTGCAGAATTTGTTTATGGTTCTTATCACAAAAGACTACGTGGAGACTTTTGCAGACTACATAGATAAGATTGTGAGCAAAAGCAAGAATTCGCCAGCTGCAATCGTCGTGCTAGCCAAGTCCCTAAAGTTGATTATGCTAAGCAAAAAATGTCCGAGCACAGAAGGTTATACGGAACTAAAAGAAAAGATAGACGAGGTTCTCTCAGCTGATCGGTCTGATTCACCGGATTTATGTTCTGCTTCTGAGAGTGCTGTCAATCCAATCTTCTATCTTGCATATGTGCTGTTGAAAACCTATGATACATCAAAGGGTGCCATCTTGGATTGTTTTTGGCATAGCTTGGACTTCTTTAAGCAATGTGGCTGTGTTTACTACCGTGACCTGATCACACAATGGATGCTTGAAGGCTACTTTGATCCTGTTAGGTCTGTCGAAAAGGCGTACCAGGAAGGTCATTCTATCTTGATGGATCTTATAAACCGCGGAATGCTGaagatacaagaaaacaatgtgGTGGTACCAGAGATGACGATGATCAGTTTAATTGATCCTCGACTTGGAGGCCATTTCGGGAGATCTCGACTTGGATTTTCTAGAGTCTATTGCGGTGACAAGGAAAATGGTATTGGGAAAATCACGCAGATAGATGATATGATTAAAACCGTGCAAGCAAAGAAAGTAGACAAGGTTACCACGATTCTGGTTGGTGGAGATCGTCTGCGTCGTGAAAATCCTAAAACGTACTTCGAAAATCTGAAAGAGCTTGAAGTACTTGGTCTTTTTGAACCCACACTAGAACCTCTTATCCCGTCTTTTAAGGATCATCTCAAACTCCTCCGGGTTCTTGTAATCAGGGACTGTGATCTACTGGACAGTATTGAAGAGCTTCAGACTCTTACAAAGCTGAATACTCTCGAAGTTTCTGGTGCTAGCTCCCTGAAGGAAATCAGTCCTGATTTCTTCAAGGCATTTCTTGAACTTCAAAGTCTTCACCTCTCCGGGCTTAAGATCACATCTTCCCCTCCCAGCATTTCTGATTTGACCCAACTTCATTGTCTCATCATCAAGGACTGCCATTTATTGGAAGATCTGCCAAACATACAGGAGCTAGTGAATCTTGAGGTTGTTGATGTCTCTGGTGCTCGTGGACTTCAGACTTGTTTCGACAACCAAAAAGgtgacaagaaaaacaaaagcaaaaacaaaaacttttaccTTCTTAAAAAACTTCAGCTCCTTGACTTCTCGGAGAGCCAAATAGAGCGTCTGCCAATATTCCAGGACTCTGCGGTGGGGGACAAGCTTAAATTATTGACTCGGCTCTTGTTGCGCAATTGTACCAAACTGAGAAGATTGCCTAGTTTGAAGCCCTTGTCGGGTCTCCAAATTCTTGATCTTTCCGGCACTACTAGCTTAGTGGAAATGCTTGAAGTGTGCTTCGAGGATAAGCCTGAACTCAAAACTCTGAATCTCTCAGGAACTAATCTTAGCGAGTTGGCTACCACCATCGATGAGCTGTCCAGTCTCAATGAACTTCTCCTACGGAATTGCATCAACCTAGATGCTATCCCAAACATCCAGAAACTCAAAAATCTCGAAGTCATTGATGTTTCCGGCAGTAGCAAGCTGGAGAAGATTGAGGGATCATTTGAGGACATGTTTTACCTACGTGAAGTGAACCTGCGTGGAACCAAAGTGGAGACGACACCAGAGTTGCCAAAGGACACCAAAATCCATTGTGTAAAGAGTATTATTCTGGCAGATGGAAGGCTTTTTGAAGGTAAGGATTGGGACGAAGTAAGGAGCAAAATGTCAAGTGAGAATCCTAGCTCCTCTGATGCAGCAGTTGTTGCACCCCAAGAAATCtcagaagaaacaagagagattcAATCAGCTGAACCACGCGCCAGTGATTGTACTGAGATTGGAGATGCCACGCGCAAGGAACGTCTTCTCCAAGTCCCCATAGACAGGGCTCTATATAAGAAGACACTAACATCACTTGTTGATTCCGAAAGTCCACAGGAAGTCATGGAGATCAATGAAACTAATAAGCTGGATGATGGCGCACTAGCTAAGGCTGAGTTTGTGTCTTTTGTGGACTGTACTCCTACAAGGTTCACATCTATCTTTAACAAGACCAAAGTGGTGAAGGGTTGCTGGCTAAAGATGTGCTTTGACATAAACGACCTTTTCTCTGGTGTGGATGAGGAAAATTTGAAATCATTGGAGACTTTATCGATTACAAATCTTCTATCGTTGGAGACAATAAGCTGTGCTGGTAGCTTAGAGAATCTGAAGAACCTAAGCTTAGATTGCTGCCCGAAAATCACAACGATTTTCTCGGAGATGCCTACCAGCCTACAAGTCCTGAATATAAAGCATTGTGAGAACCTGGAGAAAGTTGTTGAAAAAGTCGAAGTGTCATCTCACGATAATCTGACAGTGAAACGCGAGAATTGCCCAAACTTTGGA GACTACGTTATGGTTGAACACAGTGATGCATCACCACCATAA